In the Sphingobacterium sp. PCS056 genome, CTTTGGTCGGCAAGTCTAGCATAAGGATATATTTTTGAAGTTGGGATATTACGGTAACCCATATAGTGTATCTCGGTTAGTCCATTGCTTTCATTACGCTGTGCTGTAAAAGCCGCTTGTCCTGTGAGTTCCAGCTTTTTATTCAAGAAAGACCAATGATTACCTATAATACCTGTCAACCGGTTACTGTTGTTGCCGACAACCTCCGTTTGATTACGGTCATATCCCACAGAAGCATGATAACGATTGGTTCCATTACTACCCTGTGTACGAAAAGCATACTGCTGTGTTACAGGCGCCCGATAAAAATATTGTTCATAATCTGACCGTATGTCATATCCTTTCAACTTTTCGATCTCCGCTTCAATAGCTCCTTTTTGTTCAGGATGGTCCCGTTGACGGATAAACAGCTCAACCGCCGGATTCAAAGGTGTTCTGCTTAGCGATATTTCGAAATTATTATAAAAACCCCGATCAAACAGCATCCGCTCGATTTCTATAAAATCAGCACTCGAGATCATAGGTTGATAATGTAGATCGGGCGTATTTCCGATGGTTGTATTGACATTTATTTCCACCTGTTCACCCCCTAAGCTATTACCTTTCTTCATATTGATTACAATAACACCATTCCCTGCCCGAGCACCCCAAATCGAAGCTGCCGCAGCATCTTTCAATACGGTCACACTCTCTATATCATTTGGATTGATGTTATTGATATCTCCTTCATACGGAAAATTATCAACGATAATCAAGGGCGATGCATCAGAAAATATGGTATTTTGCCCTCTTATGCGCATTTGGGCAGCCCCGCCTTTACCATTATTGAAGATCAAGCCCGGAGTGACATCCGCTAGTCTTTCCAATACATTGCTCCCCACCTTTCTATTAAAGAGTTTATTGTCGATCTGAACAAAGCTCCCTGTCGCTCTTTCCTTTGGTATTTTTTGGTATCCTGTAGACACTACTTCGACCTCATCCAGCTGATTTTCAAAAGGAGTTAGTTGCACATGCAATAGTGCGCCTGCGGTATAATCCAGCTCAACGGTTTTGTAACCGACAGAGGTCAATTTCACTCTACCGCTGCGTTGGGAAACAGCAACACTAAATGTACCATCTTTGTTAGTCGAAGTCTTCACCTGATCCGCTTCAACACGCACGGATACAGCCTGTAATGGCTTCTTATCTACAGCAGAACTGACCATACCCTGCAGGGTATAACTTGGTTTGGTCTGCGCCTGGATTGCCCCTTTGCCAAAGGTCATCACGAGCAGTGCGATCATGGAAACGGAAAATTTAGATTTTAACAAAAAATCTTTGTGGCACGTCTTCAAGACATCCTGAATAGCTCCAAGCTTTTTATTTAAGAAGCATTCTAAGCGATTTGAAAGATTATTAATCCAAAACCACTCAGATGCCCGATAAAATAAATTAGATCGCTTAAAAGCGCTTATTTGAGATAAAGCATCCTTCCAGTAAGGATCAAGTATAGATGAAGCATAGATAGTGCGTTGATAGTGCATGGATAGTGTATCAACAGGTACCGTTTTACGCACTATCCATGCTTTACCATTACTTAGCATATGCACTACGCATGCTTGGGACATGCATGAACCACCGTGTTCCCGTGCTGGTCTACGCTCCGCCTGTAGATCCTCAGCCAAGCTACTGGCTTTAGTAGCTCTTTGGTACCTTCGCAGTAGCTTCTCCGTACATTCTCGGTACAGCATTGGTACACTCCCCGTGAATAACCCGTACACTAACGGTACACTCTTGGCCAATTTGAAAACTATTTTTTGCATCAAAATCGATATAAAAGACAAAAAGCCTATTTGGATCTGATTCGTACTTTGTTTTAACCTTGTTCGCACCTTGTTTTGAACTTTCCTGTCCCTGCACCGCAGTTGCAAAGTCCCTGCACCGTCCATTTCCCGGGTCAGGAACGGGAAAAAGACGGTGCAGAAGCGGTGTAATGACGGCTTTTGGTAAAACAGTGTCCGAATCTGCTTAGGATATGGTATAGATCTGGTTGCTGCCAAAAACTGCTCCGAAACATCCATTTGACTATTTACTCCATTTCTTATACCTTTCTTCGACCTTTGTTCTAGCATTGTTCTACCTCCACGCAAGTCCGCTTCGAGGTGGCTTCGAGTTTTCCCCCACTCCCGTCGAAGCCACCTCGTAGCCCACTCGTAGCCCACTCGTAGCGACCTAGAAGATGGGGCGAAGTTGGTCAGGAAAAAATCGGTATTTTTTCTTTTTGATATTTTTTCTTCTAGTCCGCTTCGAGTGTTGTTTGAGTCCGCTTCGACACGTGCTCGACAGTCCTTCGAGTCTTGCTCGGGTGCTGTTCGACTGCGCTTCGACTGCTGTTCGGCAACTTGCCGAACAGCAGTCGAAGAACTGCCGAATGATTTCCGCATCAGTCCCGAACCAGTCCCAAGGTTATCCCGAACGTTTGTCGAACCTTCACCGAAGGCATATTGACTGATAAAACCTACACTAGTTGCTTGTGCAATATTATTATTTTGTGTATTTTTAAGAACAGAAAATTTAGGTAATTCCGTACCCATTCTGCTCAATAGCACACCTTCCCTTTCAGGTTTAAATAGTTTCCGGAGATAATCCCAGAACTTGACTATATATTGTATGTTTATGTTCATTATTTTAATTTTTTTGACATAAAGCTTCCCTGCTCCTTTTACTACCGAGGGAGGCTTGATCATGAAGCCTTTTTCCCTCGGCAGCATCTGGAGTTCACAGGTAGAAACTCTTTTTAATACTTTTCTAATGTTAATTCTTGCTTTTCTCTTATCACTTATTTGGCTTTCATGATCATCATCAGTTGCACCTCCCATATCAGCTCCAAAGAGTCTCCTGCTATGCTCAATACCTTTCGACTATCTTTTACGATGGTCAATCTTTCTAAAGTCACTTCTATTCCAAAGTGCTTGTTGAGATCGTTCAGTATTCGTTGTCGGTACTCTTCCCTTTCTGTCCGTGCAGGTACCGCCAGTTCATAGCAATATGAAGACACACAATCCCCTTTTTCTGTTGGTATAAACTGCTCCTTATGTTCTCCCAACACCAGTATTTGGTTAATCGGAAAGTTAGCAGGCAGTCCCAAAGCAAAGAGATAAATCTCATAGACGGTCATATTGATCAGTGAGATCCGCAGTAAATCGGTATTGTCATTGCGCACCACCATACTGAAAGAATCCGAAGGCTCTAACAAGCGGATCAGGAGCGAGTAATAACGCTGTGCCGGTCTTTCCTTCATGACATACTTCATCGCCGATTGCGCGGAGCTTTCGGAAATTGGTAACGACACATTTTTAAAGAATCGTTCGGGTAAATGTGTTATCATAACAGGTTTTTTAATAACTGCAACATGTTTTTCATACCATATTGAAGACCGTTTCCTCCTTGTGGACGGCGCATAGCATACCTGTTTGCAAATATTTTGCATTGTTTAAAGATTTAAATTGGCTCCCTTAAAACCTTACTTTTTGGACATGGCTCGCGCCGTAAGGAAACCAGTTAAAAAAATATTAAATCAAGAAAATGCAATTTTACGTCGTCGTCAATTGGTTATATAATGGTCTGCATTATTGCATTATTTGGGTTAAAGAACAAGAACCGACTTCCCATTATTGATGTAATTCAATAAAACTTGATGACAATAATTTGCTTTATGACTAGAAAAGTGTAATTTTAGGTTACGAAGTCTAAAATCCGATCCAATTTAGCCTATGCAAGCAATTGTATATCAAAATGAAAGTCGGTAACATAAGCCATCATAGCATGGGAACAAGCTAGTTTTAACCTTCTTAGAACGTCATTTTTAATATTAAGTATGGTCGCTACCCCATGCTTTTTCCAAAATGCGCTTTTTAGATTTGGAACAAAATCCCCTATCCTATTTATACTTATGTTTTACTAAACGCCCTATTCTGGCGCACAGGATATGTTCTTTTTTAAATTGAAATGAGCGAACCTGAGACAATAATCCTGGATCATGCCTTGGGTGGTTCTTTGGGTGGTTACTTTTCGTTTAATCATAATTAATTTTTGGTTATGTCGAACGATGTAAGTCGAGGAGTGGAAAAAAACCTTAAAAAAACAAGGGATGGTTCCAACTCTAGATCCATAGGTGACTAACCTTTTTGCCTATTCTCGAAGGAGTTTGGCTCAATCTCTAGAGTTCACGCGGAACCACCCACATGCTTCTTCTATAAAGAACTACAAATGTAGTAAACTTTTTGAGCATGGGGCGATTGCACGGTTTCTCTCGAGATAAATTAGTCGTTTATGGATCGAGATACATCGTTAATCAAGGCTTATTAGCCGAGAATATCAAATCGCTTAAACAAAGATAAGTAATAAAATATATAAGTCAAAATAAACTCAACAATTTTAATGAGTATAGAAGAAGAGTATTTTAAGGAATATGGTAAGCAAGTCCAAAAGTATCTTGAAACTTTTGGATTAATTGAAGAAGACCTTGCTAAATTGACAGGTACTACCTCCATTAATATAAAAAAGATAATTAATGGTGAGGTTGGTCTGAATATAAAAAAAATGATAAACATCGCAAGTGCATTTGGGATTCCCTATTATCATTTTGCGAATCCACAATCATTAATCCCTTCATTAGAACAACTTCCTAAGGCTACAAGAGTGAAGATAGTTGAACGGGAGAAGAAAGGTATTATTATAAGAGATAATGAAAATAAGTTTTCTATTAGGCTTGATGAGTTAATACTTAAAGGCAATTTAAACAAACCAAACACTTCAAAATTACTGCTTAAACTAATGGGGAGTGAATTCGAAAATAAAATATCAACCGAGGTAACAGCATTATTAAGTAACTCTCCTCGAAATGAAAAAATTAAAACACTAAAGCATAAATATAGAAATCAAAGCATTTATATCAATAAAGACTATTTCAACGAATACTGTACACTATCAAAAGAGAAATTAGCTGAAATAATCCTAGCAGAAGAAATAAAACTGGGGCTTGATAAAAAATGAAAATCTTTTAAATTATGAGTAATCCACTATACGAGTTGAAAATTACAGCTAGATAAAGTTTTATCCTGTTTCTAGGGTTATTGCGGGAGGACTTTATTAATAATCCTGAAGGTTGAGAAAACAAAACATTACCTGACTTTTTAGAAATATTGCCTTCATATATAGAAGATATCTAAGGATATAACAAAAATATCAACGCCGACACACCAGAATGGTCAACATTTGCTGACCGTTTTAAAAGGTGCTAGGGTTTATGAATAACATAATTATCAATTACGCTAAGCAAGAACTATTTCAAAACCGATATCATCGATCTTAATCTTTACCAAAATTTATTGGAGTTATATGCAGAAGTCAAAATACAGATACCCGGTTCCTTCCGCTCTATCCTGGTCTCTCGCGCTAACACAACAATATGTAATAAATGCAAAAAACTAAAATTGCTACAACATAGAAAGCTTCCGAAAACAGTAGGGAAGTGGTTGTTGAATAAGGAAGATGTTTAATTGTTACCGTTGGACAAGTTGAACCCCGTACCACTATTACATTTTTTTATTTTTAACGAACTAGCTTTTTATATCTAGTTGATCACTTTTAACCGCTTTTACTCTAACACTTAATTAAATTCAAATATAATCAACCTTATTAATGACACAAGAAATAAAATATAGGGAAACGGATGTGCGTAATTTTATAGATACCCTGAATACTTACGCTAAAATAAATAAAAGAAAAGTTTCTCAAAGTCTTCAAATAACAAAGACAGACATCTCCCAATGGAGTGATATCATTATTAACAATTGTATTTTTGAAGATGAAGTAATTTTAAAGGAAATAAAAATCAAACATTCGATTCGATTTTTTAACTGCAATTTTTTAAAAAGGTTTAATCTGTCAAATTTAACCTCGGTATCCGATATCACATTCGAGAACTGCACATTTGAAAGACAGATATCACTACAAAACATTGATAGTGAAAACATAAAATTTAAAAGCTGCACCTTCAACGGCAACAAAACACCTCAGCTACAAGAGTTCTCCTGTGAAAATTTTCATTTTTGTGGTAACACAATAAAAAATGACATATACATCAAGCCTCGTAAAATAAGAAAAGTGTTTCTAGAAGGGTCTGAATCGTTGGGATTGATTTCTTTTTCATATCTAAACAGGAGTGACATTATCGATGATTTTATGATTTTCACACATCAAAATCATAAAACTGATTATCTTGTAAGAAATTTATCTACAAAAAAGATCCAAATACACGGCGCAGTAAAAGACTCAAGTCTGATTTTAAATAAAATAAACATTGGAACTGCTGTCTTAGACGATTTCTCAAATTACGGTAATTTCAAAATAACATCTTTAGAAGCATTAGATGAGAACTCCAATATTATACTAAAGAACTCCTATCTGGGAAAAGCTCAAATATCTAGTAGTGATTTTTCTAAATATAGACGAATAATAATAAGTAACACTAATATCATAGAAGTAATCCCAGTAAACGTAAATTGGTGTTACGAAAACATAAATAGCGAAAGCTTAGCCGCAAAAAAAGAAATTTTCAGACAACTAAAACTTATCAATAAAAAGAATGAAGATATTGATACAAAACTTAAGTTTGAAAAACATGAAATGCATATGTTTTTGAAACTTAGCAAGCAAAACAAGACTAGTTTCAGTGATAAATTTATTTTGTATACAAACTTTTTATCAAACAATTTCGGATTATCTTGGCTTAGAGCTCTTTTTATTCTTTTGTCATTTTCAGCTATTTGTTACACATTGATAAAATTTCAATTAGGTCAAGTATATTTTAGCGCAGAATTAATAGCAGATGAAATAGGATATTTTTTAACTTTCGTAAATCCAATTCATTTATTTGACAAAGTGTTTCAAATAGCAAAGGATGAACACACAAACGGCGCTATACTAATAGATAGCATCGCTAAACTAATCAATGCTTATCTCGTTTTTCAACTAATATCTGCATTCAGAAAATACTCAAGAAAGTCCTAATTGGTAAGACAAACAAACTTAACTTCCAACGAAAATGATATCAAGTATGATAGAGAATGTCACTCAAATTATGTCATTTGGATTTACTGGAGCATACTGACCACTCAAAAGTGAATCATATTTAGGAAAGTATATTGAGATTAAAGCTCATGTAAGACTGTCTGATTCGATTTTCGGTTTATTACGTTGGTGCATGTAAAGCCCTCCCTCTTTGGTAAACTTCCCTATTTATTATAAAACAATTATTAGACAATATGAAAATAACAAGAAATGATAAATGCCCATGTGGTAGCGACAAAAAATACAAAAAGTGTTGTATGGACTCTAGTCGTACGTTTAGTACTTCAGATGCTCAACAACAATCTCCCTTCTTCTCTGAATGCAACTCAATTGACCTTCTAAAATCCTTCGCTGGTCTCACCTTGCTTGCCCAAAATCACGGCAAGAACGTCCGTTTCGAAGAGCTTTCCAGCATATGCCTACGAAACTTTAATGATGATAAGCCTAATGTATCTCAAGCAGCATTAACGACCTTCCTAAATGAGAATTACCCCTCACATTATATGGAAGATCCTGTCACGAACCTATTCACAGACTTAATCACATTCTACGGTGGTGACTACATTATTTTCCCAGGCATAACAGAAGGTGGTAGCTATGTGCCTTCCAAGCTGTTAACGGCAATTTACAATTGGCCGGATTCAGGGATTCCAGACTGGTTAAAAAACAATTGCATGCATGCATTTCTACTAATATTAAATCTTTCAGACAGAATTGCTACCCGTTTAAGATATGGCAAATACCAATTTGAAGAAGTTGAAAATAATCTCATATCTATTCCTGATTCAACACTACTTGCAGAAATAAAAGCAGCTGTTACTTTTTCTGAGGAGGAAATAACCCAATTGCTTCAATCTAAGCAGATAGCAAGGGAAGCACTGAACATGTTTGTCCTTGACATCCACGATCCTGAATTAGTTAATGATCATATTGAGGAAAGTCCATTGCTAGCTAAACCAATAATTCACCGCAATGGTGAATACATCATTACCTCCCCGGCAACACTCAGCTATGCTTTAGTCGATTTCATCCATTCAGAAGCAAATACATTGGGCTGCCTCCCTGATGTTAGCAACACTTATCATAATGTAATTTGGAATTACACGCAGCTTCACCTAAAGCAACTCGGCTTTTCAAGAATTGATATTCCTACAATTTCTGAAAATACTGCCTCTAACATAAGAGAAGCGATATATCGCTTTGATGATGACAAACTTGCGTTCGTCCAATATCTAACATCAGGAAAACAATCACATCAAGAAAGAAAGCAACGAATTATCAACGATACACTAGCATTACCTGAATATGATGGATACCAATT is a window encoding:
- a CDS encoding helix-turn-helix domain-containing protein; its protein translation is MSIEEEYFKEYGKQVQKYLETFGLIEEDLAKLTGTTSINIKKIINGEVGLNIKKMINIASAFGIPYYHFANPQSLIPSLEQLPKATRVKIVEREKKGIIIRDNENKFSIRLDELILKGNLNKPNTSKLLLKLMGSEFENKISTEVTALLSNSPRNEKIKTLKHKYRNQSIYINKDYFNEYCTLSKEKLAEIILAEEIKLGLDKK
- a CDS encoding SusC/RagA family TonB-linked outer membrane protein; translation: MNINIQYIVKFWDYLRKLFKPEREGVLLSRMGTELPKFSVLKNTQNNNIAQATSVGFISQYAFGEGSTNVRDNLGTGSGLMRKSFGSSSTAVRQVAEQQSKRSRTAPEQDSKDCRARVEADSNNTRSGLEEKISKRKNTDFFLTNFAPSSRSLRVGYEWATRWLRREWGKTRSHLEADLRGGRTMLEQRSKKGIRNGVNSQMDVSEQFLAATRSIPYPKQIRTLFYQKPSLHRFCTVFFPFLTREMDGAGTLQLRCRDRKVQNKVRTRLKQSTNQIQIGFLSFISILMQKIVFKLAKSVPLVYGLFTGSVPMLYRECTEKLLRRYQRATKASSLAEDLQAERRPAREHGGSCMSQACVVHMLSNGKAWIVRKTVPVDTLSMHYQRTIYASSILDPYWKDALSQISAFKRSNLFYRASEWFWINNLSNRLECFLNKKLGAIQDVLKTCHKDFLLKSKFSVSMIALLVMTFGKGAIQAQTKPSYTLQGMVSSAVDKKPLQAVSVRVEADQVKTSTNKDGTFSVAVSQRSGRVKLTSVGYKTVELDYTAGALLHVQLTPFENQLDEVEVVSTGYQKIPKERATGSFVQIDNKLFNRKVGSNVLERLADVTPGLIFNNGKGGAAQMRIRGQNTIFSDASPLIIVDNFPYEGDINNINPNDIESVTVLKDAAAASIWGARAGNGVIVINMKKGNSLGGEQVEINVNTTIGNTPDLHYQPMISSADFIEIERMLFDRGFYNNFEISLSRTPLNPAVELFIRQRDHPEQKGAIEAEIEKLKGYDIRSDYEQYFYRAPVTQQYAFRTQGSNGTNRYHASVGYDRNQTEVVGNNSNRLTGIIGNHWSFLNKKLELTGQAAFTAQRNESNGLTEIHYMGYRNIPTSKIYPYARLADQSGQPLEVTKDYRLGYLHSVANDGLLDWSYKPLLDRDQQDRTGKGNDLRMDAAIRHQIRKGIHVHGQYQYWNGNAANRQLNSMESYYTRDMINRFTQRNLSTNQLAYAIPKGGILDLEYIRSQAHNVRLQADFNFQVALLHEINGIMGYEIRDQHADANKTRSYGYDERIGISQAVNYKDYYTSYFNAYNTFNVIPFMDLETGTIDRFRSVFSNFSYAYDGRYTFTGSLRFDESNLFGVDANQKRVPLYSIGLGWNISNERFFKVKAIDRLHLRATYGRSGNINKTLTAYTTAYYNQANVLTQLPFASIATPRNPDLRWEKISTSNIGLDFSLFRSRISGSAEYYNKDGDDVIGTIPTPGTAGIKTKTGNYAQTNAHGFELVLNTVPIDKSVKWSNQLLFNTVKDKVTSYQGPALSALNVMGASDGQSAYPIVGRPLWALYSLPWGGLDPENGDPIGYLNGEESKDYAAIMKAVNMDALIYHGPVRPTRYASFRNTIEWKQLAFSFNMSYRGGYYFKKETLSYYDLLNGVTTHGDYDRRWQKTGDEKFTDIPSFQEVINTPRAQIYTYSSARILRADHVRLQDVRIAYSLPLHRWNMKKISRCSLYVYANNLGLIWKKANTSYDPDYGHVEYLPIRTFSLGASIIL